The Deltaproteobacteria bacterium genome contains the following window.
CTAACCATGGCCCGAATCGCCGAAGATAACGGGGTGGATGCCCTGGTAATGCATCCCCGTTATGCGGTCCAGGGGTTTTCCGGTCTGGCCGATTGGTCCCTTTTAGGAGAACTCAAGGAAAGGTTACGCATCCCGATTATCGGCAGCGGGGATGTCCAATCCCCGGAACAGGCCCTGGACCGCAAAAGGCAGACCGGTTGTGACGGCATCATGATAGGCCGCCAGGCCTTAAGGACCCCCTGGATATTTAAACAGATCCGGGAAATCGAAAAGGGCGGCGCCTCAATGGATCCCGACTTAAGGGAAAGGCGAAGCTGGCTGACCTCCTACTGGCAATGGATAGAGGATAATTACCAAGGGAGAGCCCAGATCAATGCCTTACGCCGGACCTTGTTTGTCCTGACCCGGGGATTGCCGGCCTCGGGGGAGTTCCGGCAAAATGTGGCCCTGGCCCCATCCAAGGAAAGATTAAAAAGCCTTTTTGAGGAATATTTTGATTCCCTGGTCCCAGTGGTATAAGATAATAAAGTGATGAAAGTCCGTCTGGCAAAAACAGCAGGGTTCTGCATGGGGGTACGTCGGGCCATGGAACTGGCCATAGAGGCCAATTACCATTACCCCGATCCTATTTACACCTTCGGCCCTTTGATCCACAATCCCCAGGTCCTCCAGATGCTCGAAAAAAAAGGGATTTGTATCCTGGATCCCCATGAGGGCCGCCGGACCGGCACGATTCTGATCCGGGCCCACGGCATTCCGCCCCAGGATTACCAAAACCTAAAGCAGGCCGGTTTTACGATCATAGACGCCACCTGCCCTCGGGTTATCAAGGTCCAGGCTATTATCAAAAAATATGCCCAGGAAGGCTATACCCCCATTATTGTCGGTGACCGGGATCACCCGGAGGTCATCGGTTTATTGGGCTATTCCCAGGGCCAGGGGATTGTCCTGACTGATCCTGATCAGGTGGAGGCGTTACCCGATTTAGAGAAGGTGATCATTGTGGCCCAGACCACCCAGGATGAATCCTTTTTTCAAGAAGTGGTCGAAAAAGTAAAAAGGCGATTTCCGGAAAGTCTGATTTTTAACACCATCTGTAATGCCACTCATGAACGTCAGGAAGAGGTGCGCAATCTGTCCCGACAGGTTGATGGCCTGGTTATCGTAGGCGGCTACAACAGCGGGAATACCCGCCGGCTGGTTGGGATTGCCCAATCGGTGGGGATCCCTTGCTTCCACGTAGAGACCGAAGATCAGTTGGACAAGGGGAAAATCAGTCAATTCAAATCGGTGGGGGTAACGGCCGGGGCTTCAACGCCCAACTGGATGATCCGAAAGGTAGTCCAGGAACTGGAAAGTATTAAAGGACAAGGGACCTATCCCTGGAACACCTTTCTTTTTCGATTACTTCGCTTCCTGTTAAAAAGTAACCTGATGGTCGCCCTGGGGGCGGGATGTTTGGCCCTGGCGGCCGCCCGATTACGCCGGGCCCCTATAAACGGGATTTATTTTGCCATTACCTTTCTGCATATTTACGCCATGCACATCCTGAACCATCTTCTCGACCGGGGGGCTGCCGAATACAACGACCCGGATCGCTCCCAATTCTATCAGCGCTACAGGACCCCTTTCTTTATTTCCGGGACCGGGGCGGCCCTTTTTTCCCTGGCCCTGGCCCTGGGACTGGGATGGGTCCCCTTCCTATTCCTTTTGGCTATGAGCGCCCTGGGCATCCTCTACAGTTTTCAGATTGTGCCGGCCGTCTGGCAGCGCTTTACCAGGATGAAAAAAATAAAGGACATCCCGGCCTCCAAGACCCTTTCCGTGGCCCTGGGATGGGGCGGCGTAACCACCTTGATCCCGGCTATGGCCGAGCATCAGCCCTTAAGCCTTTCTTTGATTTTCAGCTTTTTTATTATCTGCAATTTTGTCTATATCCGCTCCGGCCTTTTTGATATCTTAGACATTCAAGGCGACATGATCGTCGGCAAGGAGACCCTGCCGATCATTATCGGGGAGGAAAAGACCATTCGATTCTTAAAAGTTTTAAGCCTGGTGACCATGGCCGGCTTGGTCGCCGGTATATTTTTGAATCTTCTGCCCCTCTGGAACCTGTGGCTGATGATCAGCCTTTTATACCAATTCAGTTTTTTAATCATTTATGAGAAAAAAAGGGCTTTGCCGGGAAGCATTTTTTTCGAAGCCATGGTGGAATTCGGTTTTATCCTGGCCGGCCTGACGGCGTTGGTAATACAGTGACGAGTATCGGGTGGCGAGTGACAAGAATGAGAAGAGCTGCTGAACCACATTCGGATTTATTCCCTCGATCCGGGTTTTCCCCCATTTCTCTATCGTCTTCTGTCTCAATCGGCTGCCTCTCTCGTTACCCGTCGCCCTGTAAATTCCCATGTCCCCGCCGTTGATCAGCGTTATTATCCCCACTTACAACCGGGCCGCCTTTCTTCTTGAGGCGGTCGACTCGGTTTTAAAACAGACCTTTTCCGATTTCGAGTTGATCGTGGTCGATGACGGCTCTACGGATGGGACGGCCGACAGCCTAAAAAAATATGAGGGCCGATTTATTTACCGCTATCAACCCAATCAAGGGGTCAGTGCGGCCCGCAATCAAGGCATCCAAATGGCCCGCGGGCAATGGATCGCCTTCCTGGATTCCGATGACCTCTGGTTGCCTGAAAAGTTAGAGACCCAGATCCTTTTTATTTCCAATAATCCGGAGATAAAAATTTGTCAGACCGAAGAGGTCTGGATTCGAAACGGCCGCCGGGTGAATCCCCGAAAAAAACACCAAAAATTTTCCGGAGATATTTTTGGCCCTTCTCTTTTGCTTTGTCTGGTCAGCCCATCGGCCGTGATGGTCAGAAGGGATCTATTCGATGAAGTAGGCTGTTTCGACGAGGCCTTGCCGGCCTGTGAAGATTATGATCTCTGGCTGAGGATCTCGTCCCGATTTCCCGTCTATTTGATTAACCGGCCCCTGGTGGTCAAACGGGGCGGCCACCCGGACCAGCTTTCCCGGATCACCCCGGCCCTGGACCGCTATCGCATCAAGGTGTTGCTTAAGCTCCTGGAGTCGAACCGATTGACTGCCCGGCAATATGCCTTGACATTTAAGGCATTAGAAACTAAAAGTCGCATCTATGGCCGGGGATGTATAAAAAGGGGCAAGGCCGAAGAAGGGCATTACTATCTTGGCCTGCCGGAAAGGTTTACAGATCCGGGTTCAGTTTAGCTTTTTGAAATTGAAGGATTGTTTTAGACAGGATTTACCGGATTACCAAAAAGAAAAAAACTGAGAAAAGGAATAAAAAAAAATGGAAGAAAAGCACTTTGGGCCGGTCTGGATTATTCCCGGAGAAAACCGCGGCAAGTATCCCTATTGTCATTCAATATATATCGAAGGGGCCGGTGTGCTGATTGATCCGGCTTCGGATCGTGAAAGGTTGATCCGGCTTAAGAAGGGCCCGGGGGTCAGGGAGGTCTGGCTCAGTCATTGGCATGAAGATCATTTAATGCACCTGGACCTCTTCGATGACCTGCCCCTGGCCATTTCAAAAATCGAGACCCCCCCCTTATCGGACCTGGATATTTTTTTAGACTGGTATGGACTGGATAATCCGGAATATCGCCAGGATTGGCGGCAATTACTGACGGACCAATTCCACTATCGTCCCCGTTTCCCGAAGCGGGTTTTTGAGGGGGATGAAATCATCCATCTGGGACCGGTCACGGTGGAAATCATGCACACGCCCGGCCA
Protein-coding sequences here:
- a CDS encoding glycosyltransferase, translated to MSPPLISVIIPTYNRAAFLLEAVDSVLKQTFSDFELIVVDDGSTDGTADSLKKYEGRFIYRYQPNQGVSAARNQGIQMARGQWIAFLDSDDLWLPEKLETQILFISNNPEIKICQTEEVWIRNGRRVNPRKKHQKFSGDIFGPSLLLCLVSPSAVMVRRDLFDEVGCFDEALPACEDYDLWLRISSRFPVYLINRPLVVKRGGHPDQLSRITPALDRYRIKVLLKLLESNRLTARQYALTFKALETKSRIYGRGCIKRGKAEEGHYYLGLPERFTDPGSV
- the ispH gene encoding 4-hydroxy-3-methylbut-2-enyl diphosphate reductase, coding for MMKVRLAKTAGFCMGVRRAMELAIEANYHYPDPIYTFGPLIHNPQVLQMLEKKGICILDPHEGRRTGTILIRAHGIPPQDYQNLKQAGFTIIDATCPRVIKVQAIIKKYAQEGYTPIIVGDRDHPEVIGLLGYSQGQGIVLTDPDQVEALPDLEKVIIVAQTTQDESFFQEVVEKVKRRFPESLIFNTICNATHERQEEVRNLSRQVDGLVIVGGYNSGNTRRLVGIAQSVGIPCFHVETEDQLDKGKISQFKSVGVTAGASTPNWMIRKVVQELESIKGQGTYPWNTFLFRLLRFLLKSNLMVALGAGCLALAAARLRRAPINGIYFAITFLHIYAMHILNHLLDRGAAEYNDPDRSQFYQRYRTPFFISGTGAALFSLALALGLGWVPFLFLLAMSALGILYSFQIVPAVWQRFTRMKKIKDIPASKTLSVALGWGGVTTLIPAMAEHQPLSLSLIFSFFIICNFVYIRSGLFDILDIQGDMIVGKETLPIIIGEEKTIRFLKVLSLVTMAGLVAGIFLNLLPLWNLWLMISLLYQFSFLIIYEKKRALPGSIFFEAMVEFGFILAGLTALVIQ
- the dusB gene encoding tRNA dihydrouridine synthase DusB, yielding MKLGSQTISFPYIMAPMAGYTDLPFRLLVRRLGCGLACTEMVSAEGLVRRIPQTWSILKTVPEDHPLSVQLFGSRPESMAQAAVLASEAGADIIDINMGCSVKKVAKSGSGAALLKDLKRAEEVIKAVRKATRLPLTVKIRSGWKEGDRTYLTMARIAEDNGVDALVMHPRYAVQGFSGLADWSLLGELKERLRIPIIGSGDVQSPEQALDRKRQTGCDGIMIGRQALRTPWIFKQIREIEKGGASMDPDLRERRSWLTSYWQWIEDNYQGRAQINALRRTLFVLTRGLPASGEFRQNVALAPSKERLKSLFEEYFDSLVPVV
- a CDS encoding MBL fold metallo-hydrolase yields the protein MEEKHFGPVWIIPGENRGKYPYCHSIYIEGAGVLIDPASDRERLIRLKKGPGVREVWLSHWHEDHLMHLDLFDDLPLAISKIETPPLSDLDIFLDWYGLDNPEYRQDWRQLLTDQFHYRPRFPKRVFEGDEIIHLGPVTVEIMHTPGHTPGHLSFFFQEPGVLFMGDYDLGKFGPWYGDKESSIEDTISSVQRLRQIPARIWITGHETGLFENDPAEDWDRYLGIIGRREGKLIDFLSLPRTLEEIVSQWIIYQKPRHPPAFFEFGERAMMEKHLARLLKKGQITNEGNQYRAIR